A DNA window from Vigna angularis cultivar LongXiaoDou No.4 chromosome 1, ASM1680809v1, whole genome shotgun sequence contains the following coding sequences:
- the LOC108347457 gene encoding glutathione S-transferase T1: MKLKVYADRMSQPSRAILIFCKVNGIDFEEIKVDLSKRQHLSPEFQAINPLRKVPAIVDGRFKLFESHAILIYLASAFPGVADHWYPADLSRRARIHSVLDWHHQNLRRGAAGFVLNTVLAPMLGLPLNQQAAAEAEKILISSLTKIENIWLKGNGKYLLGGLRPSIADLSLVCEIMQLELLNGKDRDRILGPHKKVQQWIESTRNATIPHFEEVHKILYRLKTKLSEQQSNQADSVMESRIRTPLTSKM; the protein is encoded by the exons atgaagcTGAAGGTTTATGCAGATCGAATGTCGCAGCCATCCCGTGCGATTCTCATATTCTGCAA AGTGAATGGAATAGATTTTGAGGAGATCAAAGTCGATTTATCCAAACGTCAGCACTTATCTCCCGAATTCCAAG CAATTAACCCTTTAAGGAAAGTCCCTGCAATTGTTGATGGAAGGTTCAAGCTATTTGAGAG TCATGCAATTCTCATATATCTTGCATCTGCGTTTCCGGGAGTTGCAGACCATTG GTACCCAGCCGATCTTTCCAGGAGAGCAAGAATTCACTCCGTGTTAGATTGGCATCATCAGAATTTGCGGCGTGGGGCAG CTGGATTTGTTCTAAATACTGTACTAGCGCCAATGTTGGGTCTACCACTGAACCAACAAGCAGCTGCTGAAGCTGAGAAAATTTTGATTTCATCTTtgacaaaaatagaaaacatttgGCTTAAGGGGAACGGAAAGTACTTGCTTGGTGGCTTACGCCCATCCATAGCAGATCTCAGTCTGGTTTGCGAAATTATGCAATTAGAG CTTTTAAATGGGAAGGACCGTGATCGTATCCTTGGCCCGCACAAGAAAGTTCAGCAGTGGATAGAGAGCACAAGAAATGCAACGATACCCCACTTTGAAGAAGTTCATAAAATCCTCTATAGGCTCAAAACGAAGCTTTCTGAACAGCAGTCTAATCAGGCAGATAGCGTAATGGAATCTAGGATTCGAACCCCACTGACTTCAAAAATGTGA
- the LOC108346224 gene encoding glutathione S-transferase T1, translating into MMMEKLKVFADRMSQPSRAVLLFCRLNGIDIEEIKVDISKGHHLSSEFREVNPLQKVPAIVHGSFNLSESHAIIVYLNSAFPGISDHWYPSDIFRRAKINSVMDWHHSNLRHGTVNYVVNTVLGPATGRPLNPKAAAEAEKVLFSSLSKLEDIWLNGDGRFLLGVSQPSIADLSMVCELMQLEVLDEKNRSRILSPYKKVLQWIDDTRAATNPHFEEVHNILYRAKRKFEQQRSRVAETWTEPSDKRGGHSKM; encoded by the exons ATGATGATGGAAAAGCTGAAGGTGTTTGCGGATCGAATGTCCCAGCCTTCTCGAGCAGTTCTCTTATTCTGCAG GTTGAACGGAATTGACATCGAGGAGATCAAAGTAGACATTTCCAAAGGCCACCACCTCTCTTCTGAATTCAGAG aAGTAAACCCTCTGCAGAAAGTTCCGGCTATTGTTCATGGAAGCTTCAACCTCTCCGAGAG CCACGCAATCATTGTCTATCTTAATTCTGCTTTTCCTGGAATTTCTGACCATTG GTACCCAAGCGATATTTTCAGGAGAGCAAAAATTAACTCGGTAATGGATTGGCATCACTCTAATTTACGACATGGAACAG TGAACTACGTAGTAAATACTGTACTAGGACCAGCAACTGGCCGTCCACTTAATCCAAAAGCAGCTGCTGAAGCAGAAAAAGTgctattttcttctttatcaaagCTAGAGGATATTTGGCTCAATGGAGATGGACGCTTCCTGCTTGGTGTCTCTCAGCCATCTATAGCAGATCTCAGCATGGTTTGTGAACTTATGCAACTTGAG GTTTTGGATGAGAAGAATCGCAGTCGTATATTATCCCCATACAAGAAAGTTCTTCAGTGGATTGATGATACAAGAGCAGCAACAAATCCTCACTTTGAAGAAGTGCATAATATCCTTTATAGAGCTAAAAGGAAATTTGAACAGCAGCGTTCAAGGGTAGCTGAAACTTGGACTGAGCCTAGCGACAAGAGAGGTGGACATTCAAAGATGTGA
- the LOC108346225 gene encoding probable copper-transporting ATPase HMA5 translates to MGSKFLALACLRKNEGSGNLSPRSHYPSMPRYPKGVTEEEGSSNVLLKAVFSVTGMTCSACAASVEKAVKRLPGIRQAVVDVLNNRAQILFYPSFVNEESIREAIEDAGFQAALIREDNETSIQICRIRIQGMTCTSCSSTVETALQVIQGVVKAQVALATEEAEVHYTPNVVTYNQILEAVENTGFQATLISTGEDMSRIDLQVEGVRTGRSMRIIESSLQALPGVEGVETHPLLNKVSLSYKPDLTGPRNFINVIQETGSRRFKAMIFPEEGGKRNSHRREEIKQYYRSFLWSLVFTIPVFLTSMVFMYIPGIKHGLDAKVVKMLTVGEIIRWVLSTPVQFVIGRRFYSGAYKALRLGSPNMDVLIALGTNTAYFYSVYSVLRAATSDGFKGTDFFETSAMLISFILLGKYLEVLAKGKTSDAIAKLMNLTPDTAILLTLDSEGNVVGEEEIDSRLIQKNDVIKIIPGAKVASDGLVIWGQSHVNESMITGEARPVAKRKGDTVIGGTVNENGVLHIKATWVGSESALAQIVRLVESAQMAKAPVQKFADRISKYFVPMVILMSFSTWLAWFIAGKVRAYPKSWIPSSMDSFQLSLQFGISVMVIACPCALGLATPTAVMVGTGVGASQGILIKGGQALENAHKVNCVVFDKTGTLTIGKPVVVNTKLFTNMVLREFYELVAAAEVNSEHPLAKAVVEYAKRLRDEENPIWPEARDFVSIAGHGVKAMVRNKEILVGNKTLMADHNVALPIDAEEILAEAEAMAQTGIIVSINREVVGILAVSDPLKPAAQEVISILKSMKVRSIMVTGDNWGTANSIAKEVGIETVIAEAKPEQKAEQVKNLQASGHKVAMVGDGINDSPALVAADVGMAIGAGTDIAIEAADIVLMKSNLEDVITAIDLSRKTFSRIRLNYIWALGYNLLGIPIAAGALFPSTRFRLPPWVAGAAMAASSVSVVCCSLLLKYYRRPKKLNNLEIRGISIE, encoded by the exons ATGGGAAGTAAATTTTTAGCGTTAGCTTGCTTGCGGAAGAATGAGGGTTCGGGTAACCTTTCGCCTCGTTCTCACTATCCATCGATGCCGAGATATCCGAAAGGTGTGAcggaagaagaaggaagcagcAACGTTTTGCTGAAAGCGGTTTTCTCAGTCACCGGAATGACTTGTTCCGCCTGTGCTGCTTCCGTCGAGAAAGCCGTCAAACGTCTTCCCGGAATTCGCCAAGCTGTTGTCGATGTTCTCAACAATCGTGCACAAATCCTCTTCTATCCATCCTTTGTCAAT GAAGAGAGCATTCGCGAGGCCATTGAAGATGCTGGATTCCAAGCTGCATTAATCAGAGAAGATAACGAGACTTCTATACAGATATGCCGCATACGTATCCAAGGAATGACATGCACGTCGTGTTCCTCTACTGTCGAAACTGCACTTCAAGTAATCCAAGGAGTTGTGAAAGCTCAAGTGGCCCTTGCAACTGAGGAAGCTGAAGTTCACTACACTCCAAACGTTGTCACCTACAACCAAATCTTGGAAGCAGTAGAAAACACTGGTTTTCAAGCCACTCTTATAAGCACAGGTGAAGACATGAGCAGAATAGACCTTCAGGTTGAGGGAGTAAGGACGGGTCGTTCCATGAGAATAATTGAAAGTTCTCTTCAAGCACTTCCTGGGGTCGAAGGTGTAGAAACACACCCTTTGTTGAACAAAGTGTCTCTTTCTTATAAACCAGACTTGACAGGACCACGAAATTTCATTAACGTGATTCAGGAAACTGGGTCTAGGCGTTTCAAGGCAATGATTTTCCCGGAAGAAGGAGGGAAAAGGAATAGTCATAGGAGGGAGGAAATCAAGCAATACTATAGATCCTTCTTGTGGAGTTTGGTGTTTACTATTCCTGTGTTTCTAACCTCCATGGTGTTTATGTATATCCCTGGAATTAAGCATGGACTAGATGCCAAAGTTGTTAAAATGCTTACAGTGGGGGAGATCATAAGATGGGTGCTTTCTACACCAGTGCAGTTTGTTATAGGGAGGAGATTTTACTCTGGTGCTTACAAAGCATTACGCCTTGGCTCTCCCAACATGGATGTTTTGATTGCCCTGGGGACAAATACAGCGTACTTTTACTCAGTGTATTCTGTGCTGAGAGCTGCTACATCTGATGGTTTCAAGGGTACCGATTTCTTTGAGACCAGTGCTATGCTTATTTCGTTTATTTTGCTAGGGAAGTACCTTGAGGTTTTGGCCAAGGGGAAGACATCCGATGCAATTGCCAAGCTCATGAACTTGACACCTGACACTGCTATATTGTTGACGTTGGATAGTGAAGGAAATGTTGTTGGTGAGGAGGAAATTGATAGCAGGTTGATTCAGAAGAATGATGTTATTAAGATCATTCCCGGTGCAAAAGTGGCTTCCGATGGATTGGTCATTTGGGGTCAGAGCCACGTGAATGAGAGCATGATAACAGGTGAGGCACGTCCTGTGGCAAAGAGGAAAGGGGATACTGTTATTGGAGGAACTGTGAATGAAAATGGAGTGTTGCACATTAAGGCTACATGGGTGGGATCAGAGAGTGCCCTTGCTCAGATTGTCAGACTTGTTGAGTCAGCACAGATGGCCAAGGCTCCTGTGCAGAAGTTTGCTGACCGCATTTCCAAATACTTTGTGCCTATG GttattttaatgtcattttcAACTTGGCTTGCCTGGTTTATAGCTGGAAAAGTTCGTGCTTACCCCAAGTCCTGGATACCATCTTCCATGGATAGCTTTCAGCTTTCTTTGCAGTTCGGGATTTCTGTCATGGTCATAGCCTGTCCATGTGCTTTAGGTTTAGCAACACCGACTGCAGTCATGGTTGGCACTGGAGTAGGTGCATCTCAGGGAATACTTATCAAAGGAGGTCAAGCATTAGAAAATGCACATAAG GTGAACTGCGTTGTATTTGACAAGACAGGTACTCTCACTATCGGGAAACCTGTGGTAGTAAATACAAAGTTGTTTACAAATATGGTACTCCGAGAATTCTATGAACTTGTGGCAGCAGCTGAG GTGAATAGTGAGCATCCGCTGGCGAAGGCTGTCGTAGAGTATGCTAAAAGACTGAGAGATGAAGAGAACCCCATTTGGCCAGAGGCACGGGATTTTGTGTCGATTGCTGGACATGGAGTTAAGGCCATGGTTAGAAATAAGGAAATACTTGTGGGTAACAAGACCTTGATGGCGGACCACAATGTTGCACTTCCTATTGATGCTGAAGAGATACTGGCAGAAGCGGAAGCAATGGCTCAAACTGGAATTATAGTGTCTATAAATAGGGAAGTTGTTGGGATTTTAGCAGTATCTGATCCATTGAAACCAGCTGCACAAGAAGTCATTTCCATTCTCAAGTCTATGAAAGTCAGGAGCATCATGGTGACTGGGGACAATTGGGGAACTGCCAATTCTATAGCAAAGGAAGTTGGAATTGAAACTGTTATTGCTGAAGCCAAACCTGAGCAGAAGGCTGAGCAAGTGAAGAACTTGCAG GCTTCTGGGCACAAGGTGGCTATGGTGGGGGATGGTATCAATGATTCACCAGCACTTGTGGCAGCAGATGTAGGGATGGCAATTGGTGCTGGTACAGACATTGCTATTGAAGCTGCTGATATTGTCCTGATGAAGAGCAATTTGGAGGATGTCATAACTGCCATTGATCTTTCCAGAAAAACGTTTTCTCGTATCCGTCTCAACTACATATGGGCTTTGGGCTATAATCTGCTTGGAATTCCAATTGCTGCTGGAGCTCTTTTTCCCTCTACACGATTTCGGTTGCCACCGTGGGTTGCCGGGGCTGCCATGGCTGCGTCTTCTGTCAGTGTAGTTTGCTGTTCTTTACTGTTGAAGTATTATAGGAGACCCAAGAAGTTGAACAATCTTGAGATACGGGGCATAAGCATTgagtga